One window from the genome of Salvia miltiorrhiza cultivar Shanhuang (shh) chromosome 7, IMPLAD_Smil_shh, whole genome shotgun sequence encodes:
- the LOC130993106 gene encoding cytochrome b561, DM13 and DOMON domain-containing protein At5g54830 → MAPIALSHLGLFFNFMFLINFSYSDPTLDCPRTNTSLLNFTSHFALEQHQLRGIFSIINDCSFQVSQFDMLAGADVHWWGAVGDDFQNLTNGFPVSDSTLNQTYKNDTFTVRLRKNVTWDQMKLLAIWDVPTASDFGYVLLNGSGNGKEQPTVFDNCKVLSDSYRIRWSLKEAENEIEIGLEAAIGVEDYMAFGWANESASGSLMLGGDVAITGFEEDGLPFAHDYYITKYSECMIAEDGNVKGVCPDTLYKPTDPVVMVNNTKIIYGHRKDGVSFIRYSRPLQSNDSKYDHKIDPKADMNVIWAVGLIKPPDSLRPFYLPQNHGGSYGHLKLNLSEHVNDCLGPLDAEDKEDQDLVIADKKEPLVVSTGPALHYPNPPNPSKVLYINKKESPLLRVERGVPVKFSIQAGHDVALYVTSDPIGGNATLRNTTETIYFGGPEAEGVQASPTELVWSPDRNTPDLVYYHSLYVPKMGWKVQVVDGGLPDMYNNSVSLDDQQVMLFWTLAENSISIAARGEKKSGYLAVGFGREMANSYAYVGWIDDSGRGRVNTYWIDGNDASSVHPTEENLTYVRCKSENGIITLEFTRPLNPSCDRNARHECNNIIDPSTPLKVIWAMGAQWSDDHLSVRNMHFVTSKRAVSVLLMHGSAEAEEDLRPVLAVHGFMMFLAWGILLPGGILAARYLKHVKDDSWFRIHVYLQYSGLAIVFLGFLFAVAELRGLTLQSVHVKFGMLAILLAVAQPINAYLRPKKPDVGEETPSQRLIWEYTHVIIGRCGILVGIAALISGMKHLGERYGDENANGLSWALILWFLLGALMVIYLEYREMGRKRDRTAGRSAWVLGNGEEESRDLLNQSEPAKEKESEYVEKWNTPT, encoded by the exons ATGGCCCCAATCGCACTCTCTCATTTGgggctatttttcaattttatgttTTTGATTAACTTCTCGTATTCCGATCCGACTTTGGACTGCCCCCGCACCAATACCTCCCTTCTCAACTTCACCTCTCACTTCGCCTTGGAGCAGCACCAGCTCCGCGGTATCTTCTCCATCATCAACGATTGCTCCTTTCAGGTTTCCCAATTTGACATGCTCGCCGGCGCCGACGTCCACTGGTGGGGCGCCGTCGGCGACGATTTTCAAAACCTAACTAATGGTTTCCCCGTTTCCGATTCCACCCTCAATCAAACCTATAAAAATGACACCTTCACCGTTCGTCTGCGGAAGAATGTAACTTGGGATCAAATGAAACTTCTTGCGATTTGGGATGTTCCCACTGCTTCTGATTTTGGATACGTGTTGTTGAATGGTTCTGGAAATGGCAAGGAGCAGCCTACTGTCTTTGATAATTGCAAAGTGCTGTCTGATAGCTATAGGATTAGGTGGAGTCTCAAGGAGGCGGAAAATGAGATTGAGATCGGTTTGGAAGCTGCCATTGGAGTTGAGGATTACATGGCGTTCGGGTGGGCCAATGAGAGTGCTTCTGGCTCGCTTATGCTGGGCGGGGATGTGGCCATCACGGGGTTTGAGGAGGATGGGTTGCCCTTTGCTCACGATTATTATATAACTAAGTATAGTGAGTGTATGATTGCTGAGGATGGGAACGTAAAGGGGGTTTGCCCGGATACTCTGTATAAGCCTACTGATCCTGTTGTGATGGTGAATAATACAAAGATCATTTATGGGCACAGGAAGGATGGTGTTTCATTCATCAGATACAGCAGACCTTTGCAGTCTAATGATAGCAAGTATGATCATAAAATTGACCCCAAGGCAGACATGAATGTGATATGGGCAGTAGGGCTGATTAAGCCTCCTGATAGTTTACGCCCTTTCTATCTTCCTCAAAATCACGGTGGGAGTTATGGTCACTTGAAGCTGAACCTTTCTGAGCATGTAAATGACTGTTTAGGACCCCTGGATGCTGAAGATAAGGAGGACCAAGATCTTGTAATCGCAGATAAGAAGGAGCCACTTGTTGTGTCGACTGGTCCAGCATTGCATTACCCAAATCCCCCAAATCCTTCTAAAGTTCTTTATATCAACAAAAAGGAATCTCCTCTGTTGAGGGTAGAGAGGGGGGTGCCGGTGAAGTTCTCGATACAGGCTGGACATGATGTGGCTTTATATGTTACATCTGATCCTATTGGTGGGAATGCAACTTTAAGAAACACGACAGAGACAATATATTTTGGGGGTCCAGAAGCTGAAGGTGTACAGGCCAGTCCGACAGAGTTGGTGTGGTCACCTGACAGAAATACCCCAGATCTTGTTTATTATCACTCTCTTTATGTACCAAAGATGGGCTGGAAAGTTCAAGTGGTTGATGGAGGTTTGCCAGACATGTATAACAACAGTGTCTCTTTGGATGATCAGCAAGTTATGCTTTTCTGGACGCTAGCTGAGAACTCTATATCTATTGCAGCTAGGGGGGAGAAAAAAAGTGGTTATCTGGCTGTTGGGTTTGGTCGTGAGATGGCCAACAGCTATGCTTATGTGGGTTGGATTGATGACAGTGGTAGAGGAAGGGTGAACACATATTGGATTGATGGGAACGATGCTTCAAGTGTCCATCCAACAGAGGAGAATTTGACATATGTGAGATGCAAATCTGAAAATGGCATCATCACATTGGAATTCACCCGTCCCCTGAATCCATCTTGTGATCGGAATGCAAGGCACGAGTGCAACAATATTATTGACCCCTCAACTCCTCTAAAAGTAATTTGGGCTATGGGTGCTCAATGGTCTGATGACCACTTGAGCGTGAGAAACATGCATTTTGTAACAAGCAAGAGGGCAGTGAGTGTACTGCTGATGCATGGTTCTGCAGAAGCAGAGGAGGACTTGCGACCTGTCTTAGCTGTACATGGGTTTATGATGTTTCTTGCATGGGGCATTTTGCTTCCTGGTGGCATTCTGGCTGCTAGATACCTGAAGCATGTGAAGGATGACAGTTGGTTTAGGATACATGTTTACCTGCAATATTCAGGATTAGCTATAGTTTTCCTTGGGTTTCTGTTTGCTGTTGCTGAACTTCGTGGTTTGACACTCCAGTCCGTGCATGTCAAGTTTGGAATGCTGGCAATACTGCTGGCCGTAGCACAGCCGATAAATGCGTACTTGAGACCTAAGAAGCCTGATGTTGGAGAGGAGACGCCTTCGCAGAGACTCATATGGGAATACACTCACGTTATAATTGGGAGGTGTGGTATACTTGTTGGAATAGCTGCTCTTATCAGTGGGATGAAACATTTGGGAGAGAGGTATGGTGATGAAAACGCTAACGGCCTGAGCTGGGCTCTGATACTTTGGTTCTTATTGGGTGCTTTGATGGTAATATATTTGGAGTATCGTGAGATGGGTAGAAAACGAGACAGAACAGCCGGAAGAAGCGCTTGGGTTTTGGGTAATGGTGAAGAAGAGTCTAGAGACCTCCTCAACCAAAGCGAGCCAGCAAAAGAGAAAGAATCTG AATATGTTGAGAAGTGGAACACTCCCACTTGA
- the LOC130992750 gene encoding probable CCR4-associated factor 1 homolog 7 — MSESELPKNDSVQIREVWNDNLEQEFSLIRDIVDNYPYVAMDTEFPGVVLRPVGNFNHIHEYNYQTLKDNVDMLKLIQLGLTFSDEDGNLPTCEANTCCIWQFNFREFNISQDIFANDSIELLRQSGIDFKKNNEQGIDVNRFAELLISSGIVLNADVNWVTFHSGYDFGYLLKLLTCRNLPETPAGFFNLLNTYFPVVYDIKHLMKFCNSLHGGLNKLAELLELERVGICHQAGSDSLLTSCAFKKLKDTFFNGLTEKYSGVLYGLGVENGSEK; from the coding sequence ATGTCTGAGTCTGAGTTGCCAAAGAATGATTCCGTTCAAATTAGGGAGGTTTGGAATGATAATCTTGAGCAAGAGTTTTCTCTTATTCGTGATATAGTCGATAACTATCCCTATGTTGCCATGGATACTGAGTTCCCCGGTGTTGTTCTTCGCCCCGTGGGCAACTTCAATCACATCCACGAATACAATTATCAGACCTTGAAGGACAATGTCGACATGCTCAAGTTGATTCAGTTGGGTCTTACGTTTTCTGATGAAGATGGGAATCTTCCCACATGTGAGGCTAACACTTGCTGCATTTGGCAGTTCAATTTCCGCGAGTTCAATATCAGTCAGGATATCTTTGCAAATGATTCGATTGAGTTGTTGAGGCAATCCGGCATTGATTTCAAGAAGAATAATGAGCAGGGCATTGATGTTAACCGTTTTGCTGAGCTCTTGATTTCATCTGGGATTGTTCTGAATGCTGATGTGAATTGGGTCACATTTCACAGTGGTTATGATTTTGGTTACTTGCTCAAGTTATTGACTTGTAGAAACTTACCCGAGACTCCTGCCGGATTCTTCAATTTGCTCAACACGTACTTCCCCGTGGTGTATGACATCAAACATTTGATGAAGTTCTGCAATAGCCTTCACGGCGGATTGAATAAGCTGGCTGAGCTCTTAGAACTCGAGAGGGTTGGTATTTGTCATCAAGCGGGCTCTGACAGCTTACTCACCTCTTGTGCCTTCAAGAAGTTGAAAGACACCTTCTTCAACGGCCTCACTGAGAAGTACTCTGGTGTTCTCTATGGTCTTGGCGTTGAGAATGGATCTGAGAAATAA